In the genome of Colletotrichum lupini chromosome 8, complete sequence, one region contains:
- a CDS encoding short chain dehydrogenase/reductase family Oxidoreductase, whose amino-acid sequence MPLDYFGYIAEAGLPTYVTENWWFILKTAAAVAVLVFIKLWSSGASNTAERDMHGRVVMITGGTSGIGATTVLELGSRGAQIILLTHTPVSDPFLVEYIGDVRARTGNELIYAEHVDLSSLHSIRKFATKWIDNSPPRRIDMIILAAATITPASAKRKETVEGIEETWMVNYLANFHLLSILSPAIKAQPWDRDVRIIFASCSSYIGSPSLKEPLDKKTWSPGTAYKRSKLALMVFGQAFQKHLDNYKRPDQLPMNARVFFVDPGFSRTPGMRRWLSRGSLLGLFAYIAAYPLPWLFLKSPEQGAQAILYAAMESSLVRAGAGKLIKECRIVDFARTEIEDDEVAKKLWEESDKLIETTEKDSAALRALEKKMEEERAKEAKEAEKVKEVESLVEAIKKGKESQKAKSKKKSKKETS is encoded by the coding sequence ATGCCTCTCGATTACTTTGGCTACATCGCCGAAGCCGGCCTCCCGACATATGTGACGGAGAACTGGTGGTTCATACTCAAGACCGCCGCGGCGGTAGCGGTCCTCGTCTTCATCAAGCTATGGAGCTCGGGTGCTTCCAACACGGCCGAGCGAGACATGCACGGGAGGGTAGTCATGATAACAGGCGGGACGTCGGGCATAGGAGCGACGACGGTGCTAGAGCTCGGCAGCCGCGGCGCACAAATCATCCTCCTCACGCACACCCCCGTGTCGGACCCCTTCCTGGTCGAGTACATTGGCGACGTGCGCGCCCGGACCGGCAACGAACTCATCTACGCCGAGCATGTCGACCTCTCGTCCCTGCACAGCATCCGAAAGTTTGCGACGAAGTGGATCGACAACTCCCCGCCGCGCCGGATCGACATGATTATCCTCGCCGCTGCCACAATCACCCCGGCGTCGGCTAAGCGTAAGGAGACGGTCGAGGGCATAGAGGAGACGTGGATGGTCAACTACCTCGCCAACTTCCACCTGCTCTCCATCCTCAGCCCCGCCATCAAGGCCCAGCCCTGGGACCGCGACGTGCGCATCATCTTCGCCTCGTGCTCATCCTACATCGGCTCCCCGTCCCTCAAGGAACCCCTCGACAAGAAGACGTGGTCGCCGGGTACGGCCTACAAGCGCAGCAAGCTGGCGCTCATGGTCTTCGGCCAGGCCTTCCAGAAGCACCTCGACAACTACAAGCGGCCCGACCAGCTGCCCATGAACGCGCGCGTCTTCTTCGTCGACCCGGGCTTCAGCCGCACGCCGGGCATGCGTCGCTGGCTTTCGCGGGGCTCGCTGCTCGGCCTGTTCGCCTACATTGCCGCCTACCCGCTGCCGTGGCTCTTCCTCAAGAGCCCGGAGCAGGGCGCGCAGGCGATCCTGTACGCGGCCATGGAGTCTAGTCTCGTGCGCGCGGGCGCCGGCAAGCTGATCAAGGAGTGCCGGATCGTGGACTTTGCGCGGACGGAGATTGAGGACGACGAGGTGGCCAAGAAGCTGTGGGAGGAGAGCGATAAGCTCATTGAGACGACGGAAAAGGACTCGGCTGCTCTCAGGGCGCTGGAGAAGAAGATGGAGGAGGAAAGGGCCAAGGAGGCCAAGGAGGCGGAGAAGGTGAAGGAGGTTGAGTCTCTAGTTGAGGCTATCAAGAAGGGTAAGGAGTCGCAAAAGGCAAAGAGTAAAAAGAAGTCCAAGAAGGAGACATCATAA
- a CDS encoding synaptobrevin, giving the protein MSGMLIAMTPDSPLAGERGSPHSDLAPPPPIAPSSSSSRIQIPRSPGSHIAFCDSAHHADFRPVYTTYERPLDPLDTPIPIIMASSSTPITPLLYSCIAHNNTILSECTTSAVSQTSSLASVILPKIEHNTPQKLTYTHGSHHIHYIAEAPSDHPDHPSAGGLTFLVIADASLGRRIPFGFLFEIRRRFLEQFPAETTDYAELPNYGAASYNGQLKKFMVDFGTTSGGKDDAISNVQREIDDVRGIMTRNIEGLLERGERIDLLVDKTDRLGGSAREFRVRSRGLKRKMWWKNVKLMALLTLVVVLIVLAIVIAVKN; this is encoded by the exons ATGTCTGGAATGCTTATCGCCATGACCCCTGATTCGCCCTTGGCAGGTGAACGTGGGTCGCCCCACTCCGACTTAGCGCCTCCGCCTCCGATTGCACcgtcctcgtcgtcatcACGCATCCAGATCCCCAGGTCCCCAGGTTCCCACATTGCATTCTGCGACAGCGCCCATCACGCCGACTTCCGACCCGTCTACACTACATACGAAC GCCCCTTGGATCCTTTGGACACCCCAATACCTATCATCATGGCTTCTTCATCGACGCCTATCACCCCGTTGCTCTA CTCGTGCATAGCGCACAACAACACCATCCTCAGCGAATGCACCACATCGGCCGTATCGCAAACCTCTTCCCTCGCCTCCGTCATCCTCCCCAAAATCGAGCACAACACCCCCCAGAAGCTGACCTACACCCACGGCTCGCACCACATCCACTACATCGCCGAGGCGCCCTCCGATCACCCAGACCACCCCTCCGCCGGCGGCCTCACCTTCCTCGTCATCGCCGACGCCTCGCTGGGCCGCCGCATCCCCTTTGGTTTCCTCTTTGAGATCCGCCGCCGCTTTCTCGAGCAGTTCCCCGCCGAGACGACCGATTACGCCGAGCTGCCCAACTACGGCGCCGCCAGCTACAATGGCCAGCTCAAGAAGTTCATGGTCGACTTCGGCACCACCAGCGGCGGCAAGGACGACGCAATCTCCAACGTCCAGCGCGAGATCGACGATGTCCGGGGCATCATGACGCGCAATATCGAGGGCTTGCTCGAGAGGGGCGAGCGCATCGACTTGCTCGTCGACAAGACGGACCGTCTCGGCGGCAGCGCGCGCGAGTTCCGCGTCCGCAGCCGCGGTCTCAAGAGAAAGATGTGGTGGAAGAACGTCAAGCTGATGGCGCTCCTCACGCTGGTCGTGGTGCTCATCGTACTCGCCATTGTGATTGCGGTGAAGAACTAA